In the genome of Ovis canadensis isolate MfBH-ARS-UI-01 breed Bighorn chromosome 21, ARS-UI_OviCan_v2, whole genome shotgun sequence, the window CTGGGGGACTGTGGCAATCTTGGAgaatgggtgggggcagggccagTTTGGaacaggggtgggggagaggcaaGGGAAAGTAGCCTCTGAGCCCAGGCGAGTTCTTTGACTTGGCAGCTAATGGAAGACAGAAAGCGTGAGCCGGAGGAGGAGGACATGGGATGAGAGAGGCTTGGTACCAGGTGGAAAACCCAAAGGAAGCCCAGGGAGGGAGCCTGGAGTGGCCAGAGGAGAGGCAACCCACAATGTGAGGCCTCTGAGCGGGGAGGAGGGGCCGGGCACCGGGGACGCTGGGGCAGCCAGCTTCCGCCCCCGGACAGAACAGCCAATTCCGAACTACTTCACTCTGTGATGGATTTTTAAGAGAGATGGGGATTTGGAAGACAGGAAAGTGAGAAGGTTTGAGCTGCAGTGGAGGACAACCAGGAACTACTGAGGGCCTGCTGAGGTCAACAGCCATGATGTGACATGGTGTCAGCTGTCATGAAGGACCAGGCATGTCTGGCAGCTCTCAGCAGACACAAGGGCGGACACAGAGAAGCCAGGAAGGCACAGTGGAAGGAAGATGGAGCCGAGAGGCCGGAGATGCTGCAGGAGGTTGCTGGAAATGAGGGCGCTATGCGGGACCTGGGGCGGTGAAGTGGAAGGTGCTGATGGACAGAAAGGTGAGGCCCAGGAGCTCCAGAGCGGATGTCACGGAGTAGAGTGAGAGCTGGgtaggagaggaggtgggagcgGAGAGGGGGTGACTGATGGGGTGATTTGGGAGGTGACACGTTTTGGATTCTGACGGACTGGGGTGGGATTGGGAGGAGAAGATAAGAAATTGGGCCACTGGGGCCATTCACCCAGACTTTCGGATGCCGATGCACTCAACAAGGCCCAGGGCTGAGAGACTTGGTGCTGGACTGTCTTCAGTGACTGTGGGGAGCAAGTGGAAGACCGTGGATGACCAAGAGGGGTCATGCATTCAGACAGGAACAGCTGAGGGCCTGAGTGTCCATGGAGGAAGGGAGGTCACTGAGGAGGGCAATGCAGGAAGCCAGGGTCGGCAGAGGAAGGCCCTGACCACCCCACTGGGCCTCCGCCCAAGGTCTCCCCTGGGCCACAGGGAGGGGGTCCTGGGGACAGAGCTGGGCCTAGACAGGATAAGGAGACATACTCGCTGTTCGGAGTGGTCTGGAAGTCTAGCAACTGCAGGACAAGGTTACAGAGAGGACTGTGGACAGCTCAGGAGGAAGGGGTCTGGGAGGGGAAGCCCAAAGCATCACAGGGGGCGGAGGACAGTGTGAAAAACCAGTGGGGTTTCTGTTTTCAGTGGTGTCGGAGGAGAGTGTGTTCACAGAACACAGCCTCTCAAGCAGCCTCTTGATCCAAGACGTCCTCTCCCAGCTTCCAAACACTGGACCTCCACCTGCCTGTAGCCTTCACTGGCTCCCCACTTCATCTCCTCATGCCATAGTCAAGGTCCTCCCCTACCCAGTCCTCATCTACCATCCTAGCCTTAATCCTCATGTTTCCCACCAAATGTCTTCCCCGCTTCCAACCTCCAAGCCTGTGTTCACACTGCTCCTCTAGGTATGAATGCCACCTCCCTACTGAGAATACTTCCTCACCATCCCATCTGCCCTGCCCAGTGAAATCCCACCAGTATTTCCTCCCCTGACTCTCTCAGCTAGAACTCCACACCTCTGTCCAGGCCCTGTGTTTTGCCAGACTGCACACCCATGTGAATACCCAGCTGCCCCTGCCTCCTAAAACTGACCTTGGGACTGGGTCCCTAGGGCACTACCTGGAGAAGCCGCCAGGAATTCCACTGCCCGCCTGGATGGGCCTCGGCCTCTGTGGGGAGGTTCCCCCCGATCCCCgcccccccatacacacacactccccgGCATCCAGGGCTTCCCACCTGTGAGCAACATGAGCCAGGGCAGCAGGAGCAAGGCGGCGGTATGGAGGGGTGTGTGGGCTCGCAGCAGGGCCGACAGGGCCGGGCCCAGCAGCACAGAGGCGTGCAGCAGGACGCCCGCACCGtggagcaggagacacaggaagggCCGGTAGTTGCGGAAGCCCACGCAGCGGCCCAGCAGGCGGCAGTGGTGGTCCCGGCGGAGGATGCAGATACGGCAGGCGGAGCAGTGCCCACTGCGCGGCGGCACCTGGCTTTGGCACTGGTAGCAGTAACTGCAGGGAAGGAACCACAGGGTCAGTCCCTCCAGCAGCTCGGAGAGCCCCTCATGGTGCCCGGATCAGCCCCTGAGCCCATCCTGGAGAACCAGGCACAGCCCCTGCCTTCGCTAAGCTTCGGGTCCCTCACGGGGGAGTAAATGCAGGCTGGACACCACTTCCCAAGCCTTTCCACTTCTAGCACAGCAGGTCTGACCACCTCAGTCCTGAGGTCTTTGGCTGGTTTCTAACATCTGGGAGCAAATTTTTGTCCTCCACTGTTACCAGCTTGGTCCAAGTCACCATGAACTCTGCTCTGAATTATTGCAACAGCCTCTTGACTGGTCGGTCTCCCTGATTCCACCTTTATCCCCTCTGCTGTAGCCTTGCCCCAGCAGCCAGACCGATCCTTTAGAAATCTAAgtcgggaattccctggcaatccaatggttaggacactttgctttcattgctgagggcctGGATTCGATGGGCCGCAACTACTGGTtcattcctggttcaggaagtaaaatcccacaagcctggCAGCgagaccaagaaaaagaaataataaaatagaatctaAATCATATgcctcctctgctcaaaaccccgAGATGGCTCTCCATTTCACTTCTGATAAAAAGCAAAGTCTTCAAAGTCTGTTTACAAAGTCTTTATATCTCTAATCTCTCTTCTCCACCACCCACACATCAccgcccccccaccacccctgcaCACCACCTCAGCCACACTGGCTGTCCTGCTGTTCCCTGAACATGCTGGGCATACAActgcctcagagcctttgcaTTGCCTGTCCCTTCTGCCTGGCACATTCTTCCCCCAGATGAATATGGCTAACTCTCCCCtctccttcaagtctttgctcaaacTCCACCTTCTCTATGAAGCCTACCTTGACCACCGTATTTGAGACTGCACTCTTTCTGTTTCCTGACTACCAACTCCTTCTAACATTCTACATTATTTATTTACGAGCCTGAAGTTTATcatctgtcccctcccccactgaAATCAGGAATACGTTTTATTGTACCCTCCAGTGCCTGGAATAGTATCCTGCACATAATAATGTACTCAATAATATtcgtaagtgaatgaatgaaactcGTTCTGCCTTCTGATTGTAAGAGTTCTCTGGCTCTAACAAGCGGCTCAAACATCTTCAGGTCCTAGGGCCCTCCCGCTGCGCCAAgcttccctcttctcccccaCGCCAGATCCCGAGCCCCACTCACGCCCAGCCCTGGCCCAGACCACGGCCGGCCAGCATCACACCCCGGATGCTGGGGTCCGAGCGCAGGAAGAGCCCCACGTTGCCCAGTAGGTTGAGCAGCTGGAAGGCTGCCAGCGCAACCTGCAGGGTCCGGGCCAAGGGTCCCAGCGGAGGTGGCCCGGGGCCTAGCACTAACACGTAAGCCAGCTCCAGGCCCACCGCCGCGGCCCAAAGCGCGGTGAGCACGAGGGGCAGCCGCGCGGGAGCCGCCTCCGCGGTCCCCACCGCCCAGGGCTGCCCCATGGCCTGCACCCACTAGCAGTAGGACCCCTCTAGTACCCCGCCGCTTCCGTATTGAGGCAGGGATAGTGGCAAACGGACGTCTGCTACAACCAATAGAAGCTCGGAATGGGCACGCGAGCGTTCCTGTCCACTGGGCGGGCCCACAGGTACGGAGATGTGATTGGACGGCCGAACGAGCCAAAGAGATGCTTGGAATCTCGTTGGCGCTGAAGCCGGGTAGGGGAACGCTGTTAtagccccgcccctcccgcgGACGCCCCGCCCACCCGCGGCCACCGGGCAAGCTGGCAGAGGTGGCCAGCAAGCCAGGATTGAGTTGCAGCCTTGG includes:
- the ZDHHC24 gene encoding probable palmitoyltransferase ZDHHC24, encoding MGQPWAVGTAEAAPARLPLVLTALWAAAVGLELAYVLVLGPGPPPLGPLARTLQVALAAFQLLNLLGNVGLFLRSDPSIRGVMLAGRGLGQGWAYCYQCQSQVPPRSGHCSACRICILRRDHHCRLLGRCVGFRNYRPFLCLLLHGAGVLLHASVLLGPALSALLRAHTPLHTAALLLLPWLMLLTGRVSLAQFALAFVTDTCVAGALLCGAGLLFHGMLLLRGQTTCEWARGQHAYDLGPCHNLQAALGPRWVLVWLWPFLASPLPGDGITFQTTADVGLMAS